From Pagrus major chromosome 6, Pma_NU_1.0, one genomic window encodes:
- the zc3h11a gene encoding zinc finger CCCH domain-containing protein 11A isoform X6, with the protein MTNHGDDCYFFYYSTCTKGDSCPFRHCEAAMGNEIVCNLWQEGRCFRTVCKFRHMEITKNRKEISCYWENQAAGCQKPHCAFFHEKPRYIDGAFVPPDKSQSKNKEQPLEEPAPPPAAPLPTAANPQLRGIIKTEAQEPVPSPTHPPVVINPADDDEDEDDPVSEEGEDSRVGPSPRKLTKSGDSLNFGVSTLEEIRLRKALKASMKRAGYPIQSTDTLANGEKENRQSFFQPVLYEARDETVRPRGSVAERLGRKIPYSDGISGEAVPLKRSLAERLGRVVDEEKPLMPLQKALKPIKERLGLTAGSVATQPAAETNAEPKKAPEQIRIKTLEEIRQEKAAKSQSRDSPSVGASEINNTKTTKGVKRAISVKDHSITHIKTFSEILHARKKRQDEQQEQSPSHKKAKHTVEKAPGKSQGECDSAGPCPKAINVGGVKVKTLEEIRREKAARLQAQQALEAENKKSSDTEENGAKKPRLLRIKKLASQTGNITSEEKSAEVTEKLMKTPIASPETSIAYGNNVKVKTFEEIMREKRFRKQEMEEQAKGSAEAEPCQKQTAEGMLKRKFPAKDSLTPPGSSSPSSTTPAPDNTLPDQKVPVRKLIPLKSKTASPLNSNSTPRTRGAAVSSAPVKQSSSPLEDETESCSQSPNSLREIPHKNTRSSTTSSPAKQTKAAPQGPAADATTAEQTLNSKQKNSPEHTTDTKVRPKLNVKPSVMKPAVQVKPGQKRRGAARSAVAAVKPLNSASTLLEEPLQETTCRDTQVFPSSSAEAQLSSAVPCSPSTLLDSGSSSSPLREELQTVPVFKQSLNQETKPTVSVAAAREACTVPQSPVLKTPAQPKSRRTSVAASCTASTSSAAASSSAVDDFEELINEFTEDHLEGEDVDPGIGEDDLLQELSEMIDS; encoded by the exons ATGACCAACCATGGAGATGACTGCTACTTCTTCTACTATTCCACCTGCACTAAA GGGGACAGCTGCCCTTTCAGACACTGTGAGGCAGCTATGGGCAATGAGATCGTCTGCAACCTCTGGCAGGAGGGACGCTGCTTCCGTACTGTGTGCAAGTTTCGCCACATGGAGATCACA AAAAATCGAAAGGAGATATCTTGTTATTGGGAGAACCAAGCAGCCGGCTGCCAGAAGCCACACTGTGCCTTCTTCCATGAAAAGCCCCGCTACATTGATGGCGCGTTTGTCCCACCTGATAAAT CTCAAAGCAAGAACAAGGAACAGCCACTTGAGGAACCAGCTCCCCCACCAGCTGCCCCTCTCCCCACTGCAGCCAATCCCCAGCTCAGAGGGATCATCAAGACAGAAGCTCAGGAGCCAGTCCCGAGTCCCACCCACCCACCAGTGGTGATTAATCCagcagatgatgatgaagatgaagatg ATCCAGTctcagaggagggagaggacagcAGGGTTGGACCTTCTCCTAGAAAACTAACCAAATCAG GTGATTCATTGAACTTTGGAGTGAGCACCCTAGAGGAGATCAGGCTGAGGAAGGCCCTGAAGGCCAGCATGAAGAGAGCTGGTTACCCCATTCAGAGTACTGATACCTTGGCCaacggagagaaagaaaacagacagtCCTTTTTTCAACCAGTTCTCTACGAGGCGAGAGATG AGACTGTGAGACCAAGAGGCAGTGTGGCTGAAAGGCTTGGCAGGAAGATTCCCTATTCTG ATGGAATAAGTGGAGAAGCTGTTCCACTGAAAAGGAGTCTGGCTGAGCGTCTGGGAAGAGTTGTGGACGAGGAGAAGCCATTAATGCCCCTGCAGAAGG CTTTGAAGCCTATTAAGGAAAGACTCGGATTGACTGCTGGATCTGTTGCAACTCAACCAG CAGCTGAGACCAACGCAGAGCCAAAGAAAGCTCCTGAGCAGATCCGCATCAAAACTCTGGAGGAGATCAGACAGGAGAAGGCAGCAAAGTCTCAGTCCAGAGACAGCCCTTCAGTTGGGGCTTCTGAAATCAACAATACCAAAACCACCAAGGGTGTCAAACGAGCGATCAGCGTTAAAGACCACTCTATCACTCACATCAAAACATTCTCTGAGATCCTTCATGCCAGGAAGAAAAGACAGgatgagcagcaggagcagagcCCCAGCCACAAGAAAGCCAAGCACACTGTGGAGAAAGCTCCAGGCAAGAGCCAGGGAGAGTGTGACTCAGCTGGACCTTGTCCTAAGGCAATAAATGTGGGGGGAGTCAAAGTAAAGACCCTGGAAGAGATCCGCAGGGAGAAGGCAGCAAGGCTTCAGGCTCAGCAGGCGCTGGAGGCTGAAAACAAGAAGAGCTCTGATACTGAGGAGAACGGTGCAAAGAAGCCCCGTCTACTGCGCATCAAGAAACTGGCTTCCCAAA CAGGAAACATCACATCAGAAGAGAAGAGTGCTGAAGTGACCGAGAAGCTAATGAAAACTCCCATTGCTTCTCCTGAG ACAAGCATTGCCTATGGTAACAACGTCAAGGTCAAGACCTTCGAGGAGATCATGCGGGAGAAACGCTTTCGCAAGCAGGAAATGGAGGAACAGGCCAAAGGCTCCGCTGAAGCAGAACCCTGTCAGAAACAGACCGCTGAAGGAATGCTGAAGAGGAAGTTTCCTGCTAAAGACAGTCTTACACCGCCAGGCTCTTCATCACCTTCCTCCACTACTCCGGCCCCTGACAATACCCTTCCAGACCAAAAGGTCCCTGTTCGTAAACTGATCCCCCTTAAATCCAAGACTGCCTCACCTCTGAACAGCAACAGTACTCCTCGTACACGAggagctgctgttagctcagccCCTGTGAAGCAGAGCTCTTCTCCACTAGAGGATGAGACTGAGTCTTGCTCACAGAGCCCCAACAGCTTGAGGGAGAtcccacacaaaaacacaaggagCTCCACGACATCTTCACCAGCCAAGCAGACCAAAGCAGCTCCTCAAGGTCCTGCTGCAGACGCCACTACTGCTGAGCAAACCCTCAACAGTAAACAGAAGAATTCTCCAGAACACACTACAGACACCAAAG TGAGGCCCAAACTGAATGTGAAGCCGTCTGTCATGAAGCCTGCAGTGCAGGTGAAACCAGGCCAGAAGAGGAGGGGAGCAGCACGgtctgctgtggctgctgttaaACCTCTGAACAGTGCCTCCACACTGCTGGAGGAGCCACTGCAGGAGACaacatgcagagacacacag GTGTTCCCATCTTCCAGTGCAGAGGCTCAGCTGAGCTCTGCTGTTCCCTGTAGTCCCAGCACCTTGTTGGACTCGGGTTCCAGCTCCAGCCCACTGAGAGAGGAGCTCCAGACTGTCCCTGTCTTCAAACAGAGTCTGAACCAAGAAACCAAGCCGACtgtcagtgttgctgctgcCAGAGAGGCCTGTACAGTCCCCCAAAG CCCAGTCCTGAAGACTCCTGCTCAACCCAAATCACGGAGAACGAGCGTAGCTGCATCCTGCactgcctccacctccagcgCCGCTGCCTCCAGCTCTGCTGTGGATGACTTTGAGGAGCTTATCAATGAATTCACTGAGGACCATTTGGAGGGCGAAGACGTGGACCCTGGCATCGGAGAGGATGACCTGCTGCAGGAACTGTCGgagatgattgacagctga
- the zc3h11a gene encoding zinc finger CCCH domain-containing protein 11A isoform X3, whose translation MTNHGDDCYFFYYSTCTKGDSCPFRHCEAAMGNEIVCNLWQEGRCFRTVCKFRHMEITKNRKEISCYWENQAAGCQKPHCAFFHEKPRYIDGAFVPPDKSQSKNKEQPLEEPAPPPAAPLPTAANPQLRGIIKTEAQEPVPSPTHPPVVINPADDDEDEDDPVSEEGEDSRVGPSPRKLTKSGDSLNFGVSTLEEIRLRKALKASMKRAGYPIQSTDTLANGEKENRQSFFQPVLYEARDGPLVFEETVRPRGSVAERLGRKIPYSDGISGEAVPLKRSLAERLGRVVDEEKPLMPLQKALKPIKERLGLTAGSVATQPAAETNAEPKKAPEQIRIKTLEEIRQEKAAKSQSRDSPSVGASEINNTKTTKGVKRAISVKDHSITHIKTFSEILHARKKRQDEQQEQSPSHKKAKHTVEKAPGKSQGECDSAGPCPKAINVGGVKVKTLEEIRREKAARLQAQQALEAENKKSSDTEENGAKKPRLLRIKKLASQTGNITSEEKSAEVTEKLMKTPIASPETSIAYGNNVKVKTFEEIMREKRFRKQEMEEQAKGSAEAEPCQKQTAEGMLKRKFPAKDSLTPPGSSSPSSTTPAPDNTLPDQKVPVRKLIPLKSKTASPLNSNSTPRTRGAAVSSAPVKQSSSPLEDETESCSQSPNSLREIPHKNTRSSTTSSPAKQTKAAPQGPAADATTAEQTLNSKQKNSPEHTTDTKVRPKLNVKPSVMKPAVQVKPGQKRRGAARSAVAAVKPLNSASTLLEEPLQETTCRDTQVFPSSSAEAQLSSAVPCSPSTLLDSGSSSSPLREELQTVPVFKQSLNQETKPTVSVAAAREACTVPQSPVLKTPAQPKSRRTSVAASCTASTSSAAASSSAVDDFEELINEFTEDHLEGEDVDPGIGEDDLLQELSEMIDS comes from the exons ATGACCAACCATGGAGATGACTGCTACTTCTTCTACTATTCCACCTGCACTAAA GGGGACAGCTGCCCTTTCAGACACTGTGAGGCAGCTATGGGCAATGAGATCGTCTGCAACCTCTGGCAGGAGGGACGCTGCTTCCGTACTGTGTGCAAGTTTCGCCACATGGAGATCACA AAAAATCGAAAGGAGATATCTTGTTATTGGGAGAACCAAGCAGCCGGCTGCCAGAAGCCACACTGTGCCTTCTTCCATGAAAAGCCCCGCTACATTGATGGCGCGTTTGTCCCACCTGATAAAT CTCAAAGCAAGAACAAGGAACAGCCACTTGAGGAACCAGCTCCCCCACCAGCTGCCCCTCTCCCCACTGCAGCCAATCCCCAGCTCAGAGGGATCATCAAGACAGAAGCTCAGGAGCCAGTCCCGAGTCCCACCCACCCACCAGTGGTGATTAATCCagcagatgatgatgaagatgaagatg ATCCAGTctcagaggagggagaggacagcAGGGTTGGACCTTCTCCTAGAAAACTAACCAAATCAG GTGATTCATTGAACTTTGGAGTGAGCACCCTAGAGGAGATCAGGCTGAGGAAGGCCCTGAAGGCCAGCATGAAGAGAGCTGGTTACCCCATTCAGAGTACTGATACCTTGGCCaacggagagaaagaaaacagacagtCCTTTTTTCAACCAGTTCTCTACGAGGCGAGAGATG GTCCCCTTGTCTTTGAAGAGACTGTGAGACCAAGAGGCAGTGTGGCTGAAAGGCTTGGCAGGAAGATTCCCTATTCTG ATGGAATAAGTGGAGAAGCTGTTCCACTGAAAAGGAGTCTGGCTGAGCGTCTGGGAAGAGTTGTGGACGAGGAGAAGCCATTAATGCCCCTGCAGAAGG CTTTGAAGCCTATTAAGGAAAGACTCGGATTGACTGCTGGATCTGTTGCAACTCAACCAG CAGCTGAGACCAACGCAGAGCCAAAGAAAGCTCCTGAGCAGATCCGCATCAAAACTCTGGAGGAGATCAGACAGGAGAAGGCAGCAAAGTCTCAGTCCAGAGACAGCCCTTCAGTTGGGGCTTCTGAAATCAACAATACCAAAACCACCAAGGGTGTCAAACGAGCGATCAGCGTTAAAGACCACTCTATCACTCACATCAAAACATTCTCTGAGATCCTTCATGCCAGGAAGAAAAGACAGgatgagcagcaggagcagagcCCCAGCCACAAGAAAGCCAAGCACACTGTGGAGAAAGCTCCAGGCAAGAGCCAGGGAGAGTGTGACTCAGCTGGACCTTGTCCTAAGGCAATAAATGTGGGGGGAGTCAAAGTAAAGACCCTGGAAGAGATCCGCAGGGAGAAGGCAGCAAGGCTTCAGGCTCAGCAGGCGCTGGAGGCTGAAAACAAGAAGAGCTCTGATACTGAGGAGAACGGTGCAAAGAAGCCCCGTCTACTGCGCATCAAGAAACTGGCTTCCCAAA CAGGAAACATCACATCAGAAGAGAAGAGTGCTGAAGTGACCGAGAAGCTAATGAAAACTCCCATTGCTTCTCCTGAG ACAAGCATTGCCTATGGTAACAACGTCAAGGTCAAGACCTTCGAGGAGATCATGCGGGAGAAACGCTTTCGCAAGCAGGAAATGGAGGAACAGGCCAAAGGCTCCGCTGAAGCAGAACCCTGTCAGAAACAGACCGCTGAAGGAATGCTGAAGAGGAAGTTTCCTGCTAAAGACAGTCTTACACCGCCAGGCTCTTCATCACCTTCCTCCACTACTCCGGCCCCTGACAATACCCTTCCAGACCAAAAGGTCCCTGTTCGTAAACTGATCCCCCTTAAATCCAAGACTGCCTCACCTCTGAACAGCAACAGTACTCCTCGTACACGAggagctgctgttagctcagccCCTGTGAAGCAGAGCTCTTCTCCACTAGAGGATGAGACTGAGTCTTGCTCACAGAGCCCCAACAGCTTGAGGGAGAtcccacacaaaaacacaaggagCTCCACGACATCTTCACCAGCCAAGCAGACCAAAGCAGCTCCTCAAGGTCCTGCTGCAGACGCCACTACTGCTGAGCAAACCCTCAACAGTAAACAGAAGAATTCTCCAGAACACACTACAGACACCAAAG TGAGGCCCAAACTGAATGTGAAGCCGTCTGTCATGAAGCCTGCAGTGCAGGTGAAACCAGGCCAGAAGAGGAGGGGAGCAGCACGgtctgctgtggctgctgttaaACCTCTGAACAGTGCCTCCACACTGCTGGAGGAGCCACTGCAGGAGACaacatgcagagacacacag GTGTTCCCATCTTCCAGTGCAGAGGCTCAGCTGAGCTCTGCTGTTCCCTGTAGTCCCAGCACCTTGTTGGACTCGGGTTCCAGCTCCAGCCCACTGAGAGAGGAGCTCCAGACTGTCCCTGTCTTCAAACAGAGTCTGAACCAAGAAACCAAGCCGACtgtcagtgttgctgctgcCAGAGAGGCCTGTACAGTCCCCCAAAG CCCAGTCCTGAAGACTCCTGCTCAACCCAAATCACGGAGAACGAGCGTAGCTGCATCCTGCactgcctccacctccagcgCCGCTGCCTCCAGCTCTGCTGTGGATGACTTTGAGGAGCTTATCAATGAATTCACTGAGGACCATTTGGAGGGCGAAGACGTGGACCCTGGCATCGGAGAGGATGACCTGCTGCAGGAACTGTCGgagatgattgacagctga
- the zc3h11a gene encoding zinc finger CCCH domain-containing protein 11A isoform X7: MTNHGDDCYFFYYSTCTKGDSCPFRHCEAAMGNEIVCNLWQEGRCFRTVCKFRHMEITKNRKEISCYWENQAAGCQKPHCAFFHEKPRYIDGAFVPPDKSQSKNKEQPLEEPAPPPAAPLPTAANPQLRGIIKTEAQEPVPSPTHPPVVINPADDDEDEDDPVSEEGEDSRVGPSPRKLTKSGDSLNFGVSTLEEIRLRKALKASMKRAGYPIQSTDTLANGEKENRQSFFQPVLYEARDAHGPCFNPGPLVFEETVRPRGSVAERLGRKIPYSDGISGEAVPLKRSLAERLGRVVDEEKPLMPLQKALKPIKERLGLTAGSVATQPAAETNAEPKKAPEQIRIKTLEEIRQEKAAKSQSRDSPSVGASEINNTKTTKGVKRAISVKDHSITHIKTFSEILHARKKRQDEQQEQSPSHKKAKHTVEKAPGKSQGECDSAGPCPKAINVGGVKVKTLEEIRREKAARLQAQQALEAENKKSSDTEENGAKKPRLLRIKKLASQTGNITSEEKSAEVTEKLMKTPIASPETSIAYGNNVKVKTFEEIMREKRFRKQEMEEQAKGSAEAEPCQKQTAEGMLKRKFPAKDSLTPPGSSSPSSTTPAPDNTLPDQKVPVRKLIPLKSKTASPLNSNSTPRTRGAAVSSAPVKQSSSPLEDETESCSQSPNSLREIPHKNTRSSTTSSPAKQTKAAPQGPAADATTAEQTLNSKQKNSPEHTTDTKVRPKLNVKPSVMKPAVQVKPGQKRRGAARSAVAAVKPLNSASTLLEEPLQETTCRDTQVFPSSSAEAQLSSAVPCSPSTLLDSGSSSSPLREELQTVPVFKQSLNQETKPTVSVAAAREACTVPQSPVLKTPAQPKSRRTSVAASCTASTSSAAASSSAVDDFEELINEFTEDHLEGEDVDPGIGEDDLLQELSEMIDS; this comes from the exons ATGACCAACCATGGAGATGACTGCTACTTCTTCTACTATTCCACCTGCACTAAA GGGGACAGCTGCCCTTTCAGACACTGTGAGGCAGCTATGGGCAATGAGATCGTCTGCAACCTCTGGCAGGAGGGACGCTGCTTCCGTACTGTGTGCAAGTTTCGCCACATGGAGATCACA AAAAATCGAAAGGAGATATCTTGTTATTGGGAGAACCAAGCAGCCGGCTGCCAGAAGCCACACTGTGCCTTCTTCCATGAAAAGCCCCGCTACATTGATGGCGCGTTTGTCCCACCTGATAAAT CTCAAAGCAAGAACAAGGAACAGCCACTTGAGGAACCAGCTCCCCCACCAGCTGCCCCTCTCCCCACTGCAGCCAATCCCCAGCTCAGAGGGATCATCAAGACAGAAGCTCAGGAGCCAGTCCCGAGTCCCACCCACCCACCAGTGGTGATTAATCCagcagatgatgatgaagatgaagatg ATCCAGTctcagaggagggagaggacagcAGGGTTGGACCTTCTCCTAGAAAACTAACCAAATCAG GTGATTCATTGAACTTTGGAGTGAGCACCCTAGAGGAGATCAGGCTGAGGAAGGCCCTGAAGGCCAGCATGAAGAGAGCTGGTTACCCCATTCAGAGTACTGATACCTTGGCCaacggagagaaagaaaacagacagtCCTTTTTTCAACCAGTTCTCTACGAGGCGAGAGATG CACATGGTCCCTGTTTTAACCCAGGTCCCCTTGTCTTTGAAGAGACTGTGAGACCAAGAGGCAGTGTGGCTGAAAGGCTTGGCAGGAAGATTCCCTATTCTG ATGGAATAAGTGGAGAAGCTGTTCCACTGAAAAGGAGTCTGGCTGAGCGTCTGGGAAGAGTTGTGGACGAGGAGAAGCCATTAATGCCCCTGCAGAAGG CTTTGAAGCCTATTAAGGAAAGACTCGGATTGACTGCTGGATCTGTTGCAACTCAACCAG CAGCTGAGACCAACGCAGAGCCAAAGAAAGCTCCTGAGCAGATCCGCATCAAAACTCTGGAGGAGATCAGACAGGAGAAGGCAGCAAAGTCTCAGTCCAGAGACAGCCCTTCAGTTGGGGCTTCTGAAATCAACAATACCAAAACCACCAAGGGTGTCAAACGAGCGATCAGCGTTAAAGACCACTCTATCACTCACATCAAAACATTCTCTGAGATCCTTCATGCCAGGAAGAAAAGACAGgatgagcagcaggagcagagcCCCAGCCACAAGAAAGCCAAGCACACTGTGGAGAAAGCTCCAGGCAAGAGCCAGGGAGAGTGTGACTCAGCTGGACCTTGTCCTAAGGCAATAAATGTGGGGGGAGTCAAAGTAAAGACCCTGGAAGAGATCCGCAGGGAGAAGGCAGCAAGGCTTCAGGCTCAGCAGGCGCTGGAGGCTGAAAACAAGAAGAGCTCTGATACTGAGGAGAACGGTGCAAAGAAGCCCCGTCTACTGCGCATCAAGAAACTGGCTTCCCAAA CAGGAAACATCACATCAGAAGAGAAGAGTGCTGAAGTGACCGAGAAGCTAATGAAAACTCCCATTGCTTCTCCTGAG ACAAGCATTGCCTATGGTAACAACGTCAAGGTCAAGACCTTCGAGGAGATCATGCGGGAGAAACGCTTTCGCAAGCAGGAAATGGAGGAACAGGCCAAAGGCTCCGCTGAAGCAGAACCCTGTCAGAAACAGACCGCTGAAGGAATGCTGAAGAGGAAGTTTCCTGCTAAAGACAGTCTTACACCGCCAGGCTCTTCATCACCTTCCTCCACTACTCCGGCCCCTGACAATACCCTTCCAGACCAAAAGGTCCCTGTTCGTAAACTGATCCCCCTTAAATCCAAGACTGCCTCACCTCTGAACAGCAACAGTACTCCTCGTACACGAggagctgctgttagctcagccCCTGTGAAGCAGAGCTCTTCTCCACTAGAGGATGAGACTGAGTCTTGCTCACAGAGCCCCAACAGCTTGAGGGAGAtcccacacaaaaacacaaggagCTCCACGACATCTTCACCAGCCAAGCAGACCAAAGCAGCTCCTCAAGGTCCTGCTGCAGACGCCACTACTGCTGAGCAAACCCTCAACAGTAAACAGAAGAATTCTCCAGAACACACTACAGACACCAAAG TGAGGCCCAAACTGAATGTGAAGCCGTCTGTCATGAAGCCTGCAGTGCAGGTGAAACCAGGCCAGAAGAGGAGGGGAGCAGCACGgtctgctgtggctgctgttaaACCTCTGAACAGTGCCTCCACACTGCTGGAGGAGCCACTGCAGGAGACaacatgcagagacacacag GTGTTCCCATCTTCCAGTGCAGAGGCTCAGCTGAGCTCTGCTGTTCCCTGTAGTCCCAGCACCTTGTTGGACTCGGGTTCCAGCTCCAGCCCACTGAGAGAGGAGCTCCAGACTGTCCCTGTCTTCAAACAGAGTCTGAACCAAGAAACCAAGCCGACtgtcagtgttgctgctgcCAGAGAGGCCTGTACAGTCCCCCAAAG CCCAGTCCTGAAGACTCCTGCTCAACCCAAATCACGGAGAACGAGCGTAGCTGCATCCTGCactgcctccacctccagcgCCGCTGCCTCCAGCTCTGCTGTGGATGACTTTGAGGAGCTTATCAATGAATTCACTGAGGACCATTTGGAGGGCGAAGACGTGGACCCTGGCATCGGAGAGGATGACCTGCTGCAGGAACTGTCGgagatgattgacagctga
- the zc3h11a gene encoding zinc finger CCCH domain-containing protein 11A isoform X1 has product MTNHGDDCYFFYYSTCTKGDSCPFRHCEAAMGNEIVCNLWQEGRCFRTVCKFRHMEITKNRKEISCYWENQAAGCQKPHCAFFHEKPRYIDGAFVPPDKSQSKNKEQPLEEPAPPPAAPLPTAANPQLRGIIKTEAQEPVPSPTHPPVVINPADDDEDEDDPVSEEGEDSRVGPSPRKLTKSGDSLNFGVSTLEEIRLRKALKASMKRAGYPIQSTDTLANGEKENRQSFFQPVLYEARDAHGPCFNPGPLVFEETVRPRGSVAERLGRKIPYSDGISGEAVPLKRSLAERLGRVVDEEKPLMPLQKALKPIKERLGLTAGSVATQPAETNAEPKKAPEQIRIKTLEEIRQEKAAKSQSRDSPSVGASEINNTKTTKGVKRAISVKDHSITHIKTFSEILHARKKRQDEQQEQSPSHKKAKHTVEKAPGKSQGECDSAGPCPKAINVGGVKVKTLEEIRREKAARLQAQQALEAENKKSSDTEENGAKKPRLLRIKKLASQTGNITSEEKSAEVTEKLMKTPIASPETSIAYGNNVKVKTFEEIMREKRFRKQEMEEQAKGSAEAEPCQKQTAEGMLKRKFPAKDSLTPPGSSSPSSTTPAPDNTLPDQKVPVRKLIPLKSKTASPLNSNSTPRTRGAAVSSAPVKQSSSPLEDETESCSQSPNSLREIPHKNTRSSTTSSPAKQTKAAPQGPAADATTAEQTLNSKQKNSPEHTTDTKVRPKLNVKPSVMKPAVQVKPGQKRRGAARSAVAAVKPLNSASTLLEEPLQETTCRDTQVFPSSSAEAQLSSAVPCSPSTLLDSGSSSSPLREELQTVPVFKQSLNQETKPTVSVAAAREACTVPQSPVLKTPAQPKSRRTSVAASCTASTSSAAASSSAVDDFEELINEFTEDHLEGEDVDPGIGEDDLLQELSEMIDS; this is encoded by the exons ATGACCAACCATGGAGATGACTGCTACTTCTTCTACTATTCCACCTGCACTAAA GGGGACAGCTGCCCTTTCAGACACTGTGAGGCAGCTATGGGCAATGAGATCGTCTGCAACCTCTGGCAGGAGGGACGCTGCTTCCGTACTGTGTGCAAGTTTCGCCACATGGAGATCACA AAAAATCGAAAGGAGATATCTTGTTATTGGGAGAACCAAGCAGCCGGCTGCCAGAAGCCACACTGTGCCTTCTTCCATGAAAAGCCCCGCTACATTGATGGCGCGTTTGTCCCACCTGATAAAT CTCAAAGCAAGAACAAGGAACAGCCACTTGAGGAACCAGCTCCCCCACCAGCTGCCCCTCTCCCCACTGCAGCCAATCCCCAGCTCAGAGGGATCATCAAGACAGAAGCTCAGGAGCCAGTCCCGAGTCCCACCCACCCACCAGTGGTGATTAATCCagcagatgatgatgaagatgaagatg ATCCAGTctcagaggagggagaggacagcAGGGTTGGACCTTCTCCTAGAAAACTAACCAAATCAG GTGATTCATTGAACTTTGGAGTGAGCACCCTAGAGGAGATCAGGCTGAGGAAGGCCCTGAAGGCCAGCATGAAGAGAGCTGGTTACCCCATTCAGAGTACTGATACCTTGGCCaacggagagaaagaaaacagacagtCCTTTTTTCAACCAGTTCTCTACGAGGCGAGAGATG CACATGGTCCCTGTTTTAACCCAGGTCCCCTTGTCTTTGAAGAGACTGTGAGACCAAGAGGCAGTGTGGCTGAAAGGCTTGGCAGGAAGATTCCCTATTCTG ATGGAATAAGTGGAGAAGCTGTTCCACTGAAAAGGAGTCTGGCTGAGCGTCTGGGAAGAGTTGTGGACGAGGAGAAGCCATTAATGCCCCTGCAGAAGG CTTTGAAGCCTATTAAGGAAAGACTCGGATTGACTGCTGGATCTGTTGCAACTCAACCAG CTGAGACCAACGCAGAGCCAAAGAAAGCTCCTGAGCAGATCCGCATCAAAACTCTGGAGGAGATCAGACAGGAGAAGGCAGCAAAGTCTCAGTCCAGAGACAGCCCTTCAGTTGGGGCTTCTGAAATCAACAATACCAAAACCACCAAGGGTGTCAAACGAGCGATCAGCGTTAAAGACCACTCTATCACTCACATCAAAACATTCTCTGAGATCCTTCATGCCAGGAAGAAAAGACAGgatgagcagcaggagcagagcCCCAGCCACAAGAAAGCCAAGCACACTGTGGAGAAAGCTCCAGGCAAGAGCCAGGGAGAGTGTGACTCAGCTGGACCTTGTCCTAAGGCAATAAATGTGGGGGGAGTCAAAGTAAAGACCCTGGAAGAGATCCGCAGGGAGAAGGCAGCAAGGCTTCAGGCTCAGCAGGCGCTGGAGGCTGAAAACAAGAAGAGCTCTGATACTGAGGAGAACGGTGCAAAGAAGCCCCGTCTACTGCGCATCAAGAAACTGGCTTCCCAAA CAGGAAACATCACATCAGAAGAGAAGAGTGCTGAAGTGACCGAGAAGCTAATGAAAACTCCCATTGCTTCTCCTGAG ACAAGCATTGCCTATGGTAACAACGTCAAGGTCAAGACCTTCGAGGAGATCATGCGGGAGAAACGCTTTCGCAAGCAGGAAATGGAGGAACAGGCCAAAGGCTCCGCTGAAGCAGAACCCTGTCAGAAACAGACCGCTGAAGGAATGCTGAAGAGGAAGTTTCCTGCTAAAGACAGTCTTACACCGCCAGGCTCTTCATCACCTTCCTCCACTACTCCGGCCCCTGACAATACCCTTCCAGACCAAAAGGTCCCTGTTCGTAAACTGATCCCCCTTAAATCCAAGACTGCCTCACCTCTGAACAGCAACAGTACTCCTCGTACACGAggagctgctgttagctcagccCCTGTGAAGCAGAGCTCTTCTCCACTAGAGGATGAGACTGAGTCTTGCTCACAGAGCCCCAACAGCTTGAGGGAGAtcccacacaaaaacacaaggagCTCCACGACATCTTCACCAGCCAAGCAGACCAAAGCAGCTCCTCAAGGTCCTGCTGCAGACGCCACTACTGCTGAGCAAACCCTCAACAGTAAACAGAAGAATTCTCCAGAACACACTACAGACACCAAAG TGAGGCCCAAACTGAATGTGAAGCCGTCTGTCATGAAGCCTGCAGTGCAGGTGAAACCAGGCCAGAAGAGGAGGGGAGCAGCACGgtctgctgtggctgctgttaaACCTCTGAACAGTGCCTCCACACTGCTGGAGGAGCCACTGCAGGAGACaacatgcagagacacacag GTGTTCCCATCTTCCAGTGCAGAGGCTCAGCTGAGCTCTGCTGTTCCCTGTAGTCCCAGCACCTTGTTGGACTCGGGTTCCAGCTCCAGCCCACTGAGAGAGGAGCTCCAGACTGTCCCTGTCTTCAAACAGAGTCTGAACCAAGAAACCAAGCCGACtgtcagtgttgctgctgcCAGAGAGGCCTGTACAGTCCCCCAAAG CCCAGTCCTGAAGACTCCTGCTCAACCCAAATCACGGAGAACGAGCGTAGCTGCATCCTGCactgcctccacctccagcgCCGCTGCCTCCAGCTCTGCTGTGGATGACTTTGAGGAGCTTATCAATGAATTCACTGAGGACCATTTGGAGGGCGAAGACGTGGACCCTGGCATCGGAGAGGATGACCTGCTGCAGGAACTGTCGgagatgattgacagctga